A stretch of Streptomyces vietnamensis DNA encodes these proteins:
- a CDS encoding FG-GAP repeat domain-containing protein, with protein MSPARTSRHRLAAAVTVALAVTVGGLTAAVPATAATASATAAATTAAAVVPYPQGRTDIVSAGTTGFLTWERDDRAIHGVWTRYADGSRKEPWPGDSWASVSHASDVVAGVGSDGYITLRDMITDQDVLSVSPRIAGSDATYIGAVGRTAFVKASNAQGGHAVHLLSRSDDGGTANVLVTGLPADAKDPIVRAGTPDTALLTYVTAAGRRWATVDLATAKVTETGALAGNDQQTPIALSGTHVAWLEPASGGSRTAVVTQRGPSTTTQRIALPGAIDSLGLVGNWLTYAQSGGYDERNPSPTYAVTARSLTSTTTRKLMDDMASSAVAPDGALLVQGGTAAKGEGLYRIAPGADGAPVATQVASSGLSTKVTLLSHNIPPVLDLDKTGGKFTMVWQLSRSEVEMTVKIRNTRTGETLTDGVYPLNADYDPHKASYAWKGQLAWNGAPELWTGAQSGPYTWEISAKPMNGIGPELKTSGSFTVTRKPGAHDYDADGSPDVLVRDTSGRLWIDDTFLRPEAGYLDQNPGLLVGSGWQTYDRIEAAGNVTGSAVSDVVARDKSGVLWLYQGTGQAKAPLAGRVRIGSGWNTYNQLTGGSDLTGDGRADLVATDKTGDLWLYKGTGSATAPYATRRKIGGGWGVYNQLTATGNLAGGPAGDLVARDKDGVLWLYLGKGDGTFAPRVKVGGGWGGYGDLLGIGDANGDGRPDLYASIRGSGGLAYLYQGTGSWQQPFRTRSQVSWWTTSPDTSYNLSS; from the coding sequence GTGTCCCCAGCACGTACATCCCGGCACCGTCTCGCCGCCGCCGTCACCGTCGCCCTCGCCGTCACCGTGGGCGGTCTGACGGCCGCCGTCCCCGCCACGGCCGCCACCGCCTCCGCCACGGCCGCGGCCACCACCGCGGCGGCGGTCGTGCCCTACCCGCAGGGCAGGACGGACATCGTGAGCGCCGGAACGACCGGGTTCCTGACCTGGGAGCGGGACGACCGGGCCATCCACGGCGTCTGGACCCGGTACGCCGACGGCAGCAGGAAGGAGCCGTGGCCGGGCGACAGCTGGGCCTCTGTCTCTCACGCCTCCGACGTGGTCGCGGGGGTCGGGTCCGACGGCTACATCACGCTCCGGGACATGATCACGGACCAGGACGTCCTGTCCGTGTCGCCCAGGATCGCGGGTTCCGACGCGACGTACATCGGCGCCGTCGGCCGGACCGCGTTCGTCAAGGCGTCCAACGCCCAGGGCGGACACGCCGTGCACCTGCTCTCCCGGAGCGACGACGGCGGGACCGCCAACGTGCTCGTGACCGGGCTGCCGGCCGACGCGAAGGACCCGATCGTCAGGGCCGGCACGCCCGACACCGCCCTCCTCACGTACGTCACCGCCGCGGGCCGGCGCTGGGCCACCGTGGACCTCGCCACCGCCAAGGTCACGGAGACCGGTGCCCTCGCGGGCAACGACCAGCAGACCCCCATCGCGCTCTCGGGCACGCACGTCGCCTGGCTGGAGCCCGCGAGCGGCGGCTCCCGGACCGCGGTCGTCACCCAGCGGGGCCCCTCCACCACCACCCAGCGGATCGCCCTGCCGGGCGCGATCGACTCCCTCGGCCTGGTCGGCAACTGGCTGACGTACGCGCAGTCCGGCGGATACGACGAGCGGAACCCGTCCCCGACGTACGCCGTGACCGCGCGCTCCCTCACGAGCACCACGACCCGGAAGCTCATGGACGACATGGCCTCCTCGGCCGTGGCTCCGGACGGGGCGCTTCTCGTCCAGGGCGGCACCGCCGCGAAGGGCGAGGGCCTGTACCGGATCGCTCCGGGCGCGGACGGCGCCCCGGTCGCCACACAGGTCGCCTCCTCCGGCCTCTCCACCAAGGTCACGCTGCTCTCGCACAACATCCCGCCGGTCCTCGACCTCGACAAGACCGGCGGCAAGTTCACCATGGTCTGGCAGCTCAGCCGGTCCGAGGTGGAGATGACCGTCAAGATCCGCAACACCCGGACGGGCGAGACCCTGACCGACGGGGTCTACCCGCTCAACGCCGACTACGACCCCCACAAGGCCTCGTACGCCTGGAAGGGCCAGCTCGCCTGGAACGGCGCCCCCGAGCTGTGGACCGGGGCGCAGAGCGGGCCGTACACCTGGGAGATCAGCGCCAAGCCGATGAACGGCATCGGACCGGAGCTGAAGACCTCCGGCTCGTTCACCGTCACCCGGAAGCCCGGCGCGCACGACTACGACGCCGACGGCTCGCCCGACGTGCTCGTGCGGGACACCTCGGGCCGCCTGTGGATCGACGACACGTTCCTCCGCCCCGAAGCCGGCTATCTCGACCAGAACCCGGGGCTGCTCGTCGGCTCGGGCTGGCAGACGTACGACCGGATCGAGGCCGCCGGGAACGTCACCGGCTCGGCCGTGAGCGACGTCGTGGCCCGGGACAAGTCCGGGGTCCTCTGGCTCTACCAGGGCACGGGGCAGGCCAAGGCCCCGCTGGCCGGCCGCGTCCGGATCGGCTCCGGCTGGAACACGTACAACCAGCTCACCGGCGGCAGCGACCTCACCGGCGACGGCCGGGCGGACCTGGTCGCCACCGACAAGACCGGCGACCTGTGGCTCTACAAGGGCACGGGCTCGGCCACCGCCCCGTACGCGACCCGCAGGAAGATCGGCGGCGGCTGGGGCGTCTACAACCAGCTCACCGCCACCGGCAACCTCGCCGGCGGCCCGGCCGGAGACCTCGTCGCCCGCGACAAGGACGGCGTCCTCTGGCTCTACCTCGGCAAGGGCGACGGCACCTTCGCGCCCCGCGTGAAGGTGGGCGGCGGCTGGGGCGGGTACGGCGACCTGCTCGGCATCGGCGACGCGAACGGCGACGGCCGTCCCGACCTGTACGCCTCCATTCGGGGCAGCGGCGGCCTGGCCTACCTGTACCAGGGCACAGGCTCCTGGCAGCAGCCGTTCCGCACGCGCAGCCAGGTCTCCTGGTGGACCACCTCCCCGGACACCAGTTACAACCTCTCCTCCTGA
- a CDS encoding FG-GAP repeat domain-containing protein: protein MAHARKSRHRLAAAVAVALAVTAGVLTSPAVAATGARPGTAAVAADQQAATVPTLPQDSQLVGNGPSGFLTRHHDGGFSWTRYADGVTTALPAGSKGTVRADTVVASSGTVHTVYDMSGASSPVTIDIGFLGPDATLMDLVGSTLVVSVPKADGSEGRDVHLVGKPDGTIVDRTIFGLPTGMAARDLSSQVDSPDTLSLLYYVEEDNAADWRTAVVDVATATVVEERSATRGGYQTDVTLSATHLAWGEEPNARGAVALEVARRGESGSTRIPIGYAQFLQAELMDDDWLAYSETTRPDFLERRPNPLYGLTLRSLTTGQTVKVLDVVDTIRSQSDSELLVQGGTIEQGEGIYRIAAGPDGLPAATLVASLGRPVALTVVGEETPASVDFDTAGSKARFSWQFGRWGADVRLLVTHEASGKRWTSFAGGWGDRGTIDWPGQFDNAVAAYHGTYTWKMTATPMNGIGPAVERSGTFKVAGKAHPHDYSDSGSPDLLLTNSAGRLSSLDVRQMFDNRYQGPWERTDRGGGWNTYDRIIAPGNLAGSSYADLLGRDRTGALWYYRGTGHSFAPRTKVGSGWQIYDKLTAGSDLTGDGRPDLLATDRSGVLWLYRATGNEQAPFAPRRKIGGGWGGYTLLTATGNIGGGPAGDLVARDKDGYLWLYLGKGDGTFAPRTRVDRDLVLSRYTDLVGIGDVDRDGRADLLAVSHKGTTDDLVEIYRGTGDYRNPFTYYLGSHLSYAKDFDRAF, encoded by the coding sequence TTGGCACACGCACGCAAGTCCCGCCACCGGCTCGCCGCCGCCGTGGCCGTCGCCCTCGCCGTCACGGCGGGCGTCCTGACCTCGCCCGCCGTGGCGGCGACCGGCGCGCGCCCGGGGACGGCGGCCGTCGCGGCGGATCAGCAGGCCGCCACCGTGCCCACCCTGCCGCAGGACTCCCAGCTGGTCGGCAACGGCCCGTCGGGGTTCCTCACCCGTCACCACGACGGCGGCTTCTCCTGGACCCGGTACGCGGACGGCGTCACGACCGCGCTGCCCGCGGGCTCCAAGGGGACCGTCCGCGCGGACACCGTCGTGGCCTCGTCCGGAACCGTCCACACCGTGTACGACATGTCCGGGGCCTCCTCCCCCGTGACCATAGACATCGGCTTCCTCGGCCCGGACGCCACCCTCATGGACCTCGTCGGCAGCACCCTCGTCGTGAGCGTCCCCAAGGCCGACGGCAGCGAGGGCCGGGACGTCCACCTCGTCGGCAAGCCGGACGGCACGATCGTCGACCGTACGATCTTCGGGCTGCCCACGGGCATGGCCGCGCGCGACCTCTCCAGCCAGGTGGACTCGCCGGACACCTTGTCCCTCCTGTACTACGTGGAGGAGGACAACGCGGCCGACTGGCGTACGGCCGTGGTGGACGTCGCCACCGCCACGGTGGTGGAGGAGCGCAGCGCGACACGAGGCGGCTATCAGACCGATGTCACCCTGTCCGCCACACACCTGGCCTGGGGCGAAGAGCCGAATGCCAGAGGAGCGGTGGCCCTGGAGGTGGCCCGGCGGGGCGAGTCCGGTTCCACACGCATCCCCATCGGCTACGCGCAGTTCCTCCAGGCCGAGTTGATGGACGACGACTGGTTGGCATACTCCGAAACGACAAGGCCTGATTTCCTGGAGCGCCGCCCCAACCCCCTCTACGGGCTGACGCTCCGCTCGCTGACGACCGGGCAGACGGTCAAGGTCCTCGACGTCGTCGACACCATCCGCAGCCAGTCGGACTCCGAGCTCCTCGTGCAGGGCGGCACGATCGAACAGGGCGAGGGCATCTACCGGATCGCCGCAGGCCCGGACGGCCTCCCCGCCGCCACCCTCGTGGCGAGCCTGGGCAGGCCCGTCGCGCTCACCGTGGTGGGCGAAGAGACCCCCGCATCCGTCGACTTCGACACGGCCGGTTCCAAGGCACGGTTCTCCTGGCAGTTCGGGAGGTGGGGCGCAGACGTGCGGCTCCTGGTCACGCACGAGGCGTCCGGGAAGCGTTGGACGTCCTTCGCCGGCGGCTGGGGCGACAGGGGCACCATCGACTGGCCCGGCCAGTTCGACAACGCCGTCGCCGCCTACCACGGCACGTACACCTGGAAGATGACGGCGACCCCCATGAACGGCATCGGCCCGGCGGTGGAACGATCCGGCACCTTCAAGGTCGCCGGCAAGGCGCACCCCCACGACTACTCCGACAGCGGCTCCCCCGACCTGCTCCTCACGAACAGCGCGGGACGCCTCTCCTCCCTCGACGTCCGGCAGATGTTCGACAACCGCTATCAGGGCCCGTGGGAGCGGACCGACCGTGGCGGCGGCTGGAACACGTACGACCGGATCATCGCCCCGGGCAACCTGGCCGGTTCCTCCTACGCCGACCTGCTCGGCCGCGACCGGACCGGCGCCCTCTGGTACTACCGGGGCACCGGACACTCCTTCGCCCCCCGGACCAAGGTGGGCAGCGGCTGGCAGATCTACGACAAGCTCACCGCCGGCAGCGACCTCACCGGCGACGGCCGCCCCGACCTCCTCGCCACCGACAGGTCCGGCGTCCTCTGGCTCTACCGGGCCACCGGCAACGAACAGGCACCGTTCGCCCCGCGCAGGAAGATCGGCGGCGGCTGGGGCGGCTACACCCTGCTCACCGCCACCGGCAACATCGGCGGCGGCCCGGCCGGTGACCTCGTCGCCCGCGACAAGGACGGCTACCTCTGGCTCTACCTCGGCAAGGGAGACGGGACCTTCGCACCCCGCACCCGCGTCGACAGGGACTTGGTGTTGAGCCGGTACACCGACCTCGTCGGCATCGGCGACGTCGACAGGGACGGCCGCGCCGACCTGCTCGCGGTGAGCCACAAGGGCACCACCGACGATCTCGTGGAGATCTACAGGGGCACGGGTGACTACCGGAACCCCTTCACTTACTACCTGGGCAGCCACTTGAGCTACGCCAAGGACTTCGACAGGGCCTTCTGA
- a CDS encoding nitroreductase family protein yields MRRDPEPSDGGIHPLLAGRFSPYRFDPSAAVDDETLGLLLEAARWAPSAGNSQPWGFFAARPGEPDHERVVRHLAPSSARWATDAGLLVVTSTRRHVDDTELRYSEFADYDLGQAIAHMTLQAEALGLASHQFRAFDMEGLTKELSPNPGWAIVSMIALGKAVGEPPEGRDRRSVAELLSAPWASP; encoded by the coding sequence ATGCGACGTGATCCGGAACCGTCCGACGGCGGCATACACCCCCTGCTGGCCGGACGGTTCAGCCCGTACCGGTTCGACCCGTCGGCCGCCGTCGACGACGAGACCCTGGGCCTGCTGCTCGAAGCCGCGCGGTGGGCCCCGTCCGCCGGGAACTCCCAGCCGTGGGGCTTCTTCGCGGCCCGGCCCGGTGAGCCGGACCACGAGCGGGTGGTCCGGCACCTCGCTCCCAGCTCGGCCCGGTGGGCGACGGACGCGGGGCTGCTCGTCGTCACGTCGACGCGGCGCCACGTGGACGACACGGAGCTGCGGTACTCCGAGTTCGCGGACTACGACCTCGGGCAGGCCATCGCCCACATGACCCTCCAGGCGGAGGCGCTGGGACTGGCCTCCCACCAGTTCCGGGCCTTCGACATGGAGGGGCTCACGAAGGAGCTGAGCCCGAACCCGGGGTGGGCGATCGTGTCCATGATCGCGTTGGGGAAGGCGGTCGGGGAGCCGCCGGAGGGGCGGGACCGGCGCAGCGTCGCCGAGCTGCTGTCGGCGCCCTGGGCGTCGCCGTAG
- a CDS encoding nuclear transport factor 2 family protein, translating to MNDFQAIADRVEIEALRGEFTDAAMMRDRPRMAALFTPDGVLSMPNVPVELVGREEILAGGERLQAQWDFFVQNTHPGAIRIDGDTATGRAYMHELARTLDGRQGQNFAVYHDRYRRTEEGWRFAERVYEVRYLDTSPLAGGAPRAEQGAEGSSEAGPEEASAWGAPAADERLERVAAALRANGFAAEILDDAAEARTRIKELIPEGSSVLTGASETLRLSGIDEDINAGGPYDAVRPRILGIDRATGADEIRRLAACPDFVVNSVAAVTETGALVLASGSGSQLPANAGGAARAVWIVGAQKVVPDLGTALRRIEEHVLPLENARCQAAYGMDSAVNRLLVLNAEPHPGRGTVLLLREAVGY from the coding sequence ATGAACGACTTCCAGGCCATCGCGGACCGCGTCGAGATCGAGGCGCTGCGCGGCGAGTTCACCGACGCGGCGATGATGCGCGACCGGCCCCGCATGGCGGCGCTGTTCACCCCGGACGGTGTCCTGAGCATGCCCAACGTCCCCGTCGAGCTGGTCGGCCGCGAGGAGATCCTCGCCGGGGGCGAGCGGCTGCAGGCCCAGTGGGACTTCTTCGTGCAGAACACGCACCCCGGCGCGATCCGGATCGACGGCGACACCGCGACCGGCCGGGCGTACATGCACGAGCTCGCGCGCACCCTCGACGGACGCCAGGGGCAGAACTTCGCCGTCTACCACGACCGCTACCGGCGGACCGAGGAAGGCTGGAGGTTCGCCGAGCGGGTGTACGAGGTCAGGTATCTCGACACCTCCCCGCTGGCGGGCGGGGCGCCCCGCGCGGAGCAGGGCGCGGAGGGAAGCTCGGAGGCGGGCCCGGAGGAGGCCTCCGCCTGGGGCGCCCCGGCGGCGGACGAACGGCTGGAGCGGGTGGCCGCCGCGCTGCGCGCCAACGGCTTCGCCGCCGAGATCCTCGACGACGCCGCCGAAGCGCGTACCCGTATCAAGGAGCTGATCCCCGAGGGCTCCAGCGTGCTCACCGGAGCCAGCGAGACGCTCCGGCTGTCCGGCATCGACGAGGACATCAACGCCGGCGGCCCGTACGACGCCGTCAGGCCGCGCATCCTGGGCATCGACCGCGCCACCGGCGCCGACGAGATCCGACGGCTCGCCGCCTGCCCGGACTTCGTCGTGAACAGCGTCGCCGCCGTCACCGAGACCGGTGCGCTCGTGCTCGCCTCGGGCAGCGGTAGCCAGCTCCCCGCCAACGCGGGCGGCGCGGCCCGCGCGGTGTGGATCGTCGGCGCGCAGAAGGTGGTGCCCGACCTGGGCACGGCCCTGCGCCGCATCGAGGAGCACGTCCTCCCGCTGGAGAACGCCCGCTGCCAGGCGGCGTACGGGATGGACAGCGCCGTCAACCGCCTGCTCGTCCTCAACGCGGAACCCCACCCGGGGCGCGGCACGGTGCTGCTGCTCCGAGAGGCCGTCGGGTACTAG
- a CDS encoding ATP-binding protein — protein sequence MKSETATPTGEFTLRLSATRRGARLARLLAVQQLHDWGVTGPSAEAAELVVAELANNAVRHGRVPGRDFEVRMERGDDHVRIELSDARGERLPVPAREPDEGGYGLLLVAALATAWGVKDRSVGKTVWATVPLASR from the coding sequence ATGAAATCCGAAACCGCCACTCCAACCGGTGAGTTCACGCTCCGGCTCTCGGCAACGCGCCGGGGCGCACGCCTGGCACGGTTACTGGCTGTGCAGCAGCTCCACGACTGGGGCGTCACGGGCCCCTCGGCCGAGGCGGCCGAGCTGGTCGTCGCCGAGCTCGCCAACAACGCGGTCCGGCACGGGCGGGTGCCGGGGCGGGACTTCGAGGTACGGATGGAGCGGGGCGACGACCACGTACGGATCGAACTGTCCGACGCGCGCGGCGAACGGCTGCCGGTCCCGGCCCGGGAACCGGACGAGGGCGGCTACGGGCTGCTGCTCGTCGCCGCCCTCGCCACGGCGTGGGGCGTGAAGGACCGGTCCGTCGGCAAGACGGTCTGGGCGACCGTCCCGCTGGCGTCCCGGTGA
- a CDS encoding HAD family hydrolase, whose product MTSIKFVLFDVDGTLMDAVENQRRVWHEWAARYGLDGAEVYATALRTRPVETFAAVVPGADPDECLALLHALEDEDVRTGDYAAFDGAAGLLHALPADRWALVTSNYEHRVRGRFERTGLPFPGLIVDAGSVAEGKPSPVPYLTAAEKLGADPAECLVIEDAPSGVRSGLDAGMTVWTVNTPAPHPDAHRHFPTLTEAAPHVLGALS is encoded by the coding sequence GTGACCTCCATAAAGTTCGTTCTCTTCGACGTCGACGGCACCCTCATGGACGCCGTCGAGAACCAGCGCCGCGTCTGGCACGAGTGGGCCGCGCGGTACGGGCTCGACGGCGCCGAGGTGTACGCCACGGCGTTGCGGACGCGGCCCGTGGAGACCTTCGCCGCCGTCGTGCCCGGCGCCGACCCGGACGAGTGCCTCGCCCTCCTGCACGCGCTGGAGGACGAGGACGTCCGTACGGGCGACTACGCGGCCTTCGACGGGGCCGCCGGGCTGCTCCACGCGCTCCCCGCCGACCGGTGGGCGCTCGTCACGTCGAACTACGAGCACCGGGTGCGGGGGCGGTTCGAGCGGACCGGGCTGCCGTTCCCCGGGCTGATCGTCGACGCGGGCTCCGTCGCCGAGGGGAAGCCGTCGCCCGTCCCGTACCTCACCGCCGCCGAGAAGCTGGGCGCGGACCCGGCGGAGTGTCTCGTGATCGAGGACGCGCCCTCCGGGGTCCGCTCCGGGCTCGACGCCGGGATGACCGTCTGGACCGTCAACACCCCCGCCCCGCACCCCGACGCCCACCGTCACTTCCCCACCCTCACGGAGGCGGCCCCGCACGTTCTGGGTGCGCTCAGCTGA
- the sigJ gene encoding RNA polymerase sigma factor SigJ: MTTGAEIMNERRRLINLGYRLLGSLADAEDVVQETYARWYALSAREQQAIESPGAWLMTVASRICLNLLGSARVRRETYVGDWIPEPLPEPTEYATGRADGTDPADRVTLDESVTMAFLVVLDAMTPAERVAFVLHDVFRYPFGEVAEIVGRSPAACRQLASSARRRVRTAQSPAAPSAAGQADIVRRFKAAWEAKDIDALVGLLDPDAVATADGGGLAVTHPRPLVGAERIARGYAEIGRLAGDRTTFVERTVNGLPGLVAWQDGVLVTVYAFETTGDRIRRIWAVRNPEKLRPWRIS, encoded by the coding sequence ATGACCACGGGAGCCGAGATCATGAACGAGCGCCGCAGGCTGATCAACCTCGGTTATCGGCTCCTGGGTTCCCTCGCGGACGCCGAGGACGTCGTGCAGGAGACCTACGCCCGCTGGTACGCCCTGTCCGCACGCGAGCAGCAGGCCATCGAATCGCCCGGCGCCTGGCTGATGACGGTCGCCAGCCGCATCTGCCTGAACCTCCTCGGCTCGGCGCGGGTCAGGCGGGAGACGTACGTGGGCGACTGGATCCCGGAACCCCTGCCCGAGCCCACGGAGTACGCCACCGGGCGCGCCGACGGAACCGACCCGGCGGACCGGGTCACCCTCGACGAGTCGGTGACGATGGCCTTCCTGGTCGTCCTCGACGCGATGACCCCGGCCGAACGCGTCGCGTTCGTCCTGCACGACGTCTTCCGCTACCCCTTCGGCGAGGTCGCAGAGATCGTCGGCCGCAGTCCGGCGGCCTGCCGCCAGCTGGCCTCGTCCGCCCGCCGACGCGTCCGTACGGCGCAGAGTCCGGCGGCCCCGAGTGCCGCAGGGCAGGCGGACATCGTCAGACGGTTCAAGGCGGCGTGGGAGGCCAAGGACATCGACGCCCTGGTCGGCCTGCTCGACCCCGACGCCGTCGCGACCGCCGACGGCGGCGGGCTTGCCGTCACCCACCCGCGTCCGCTCGTGGGCGCCGAGCGGATCGCGCGGGGCTACGCCGAGATCGGCCGCCTGGCGGGCGACCGCACCACGTTCGTGGAGCGCACGGTCAACGGCCTACCCGGCCTGGTGGCGTGGCAGGACGGCGTCCTCGTGACCGTGTACGCCTTCGAGACCACGGGCGACCGGATCAGGCGCATCTGGGCGGTGCGGAACCCCGAGAAGCTCCGCCCCTGGCGGATCAGCTGA
- a CDS encoding helix-turn-helix domain-containing protein, producing MSGNKKEERPERPSEVDGTAHLFRAIGKIIKVLRNNAGLSQVELAELTHCGEDLISSIERGVRTPQPDFLLLADPALGAGGVLTAAVDDVRQALARARVRHPDWFRSFAKAEAEAVALHYYAVQAVPGILQTPAYAEAVFRYRRPLYDEETIQTRLADRISRQALFDKWPGPTMSFVIEEAVLRRLLGGRDVLREQLRRIIEVARLRTVHFQIMPNDPDEHPGLGGSFTLLTPKGRREVAYTEIYGHARLIIDPEEVRMYTERYGIIRAQALTRRESLERIEKMLGEL from the coding sequence ATGTCGGGGAACAAGAAGGAGGAGCGGCCGGAGCGGCCCTCCGAGGTGGACGGCACGGCGCACCTGTTCCGTGCGATCGGGAAGATCATCAAGGTGCTGCGGAACAACGCGGGCCTGAGCCAGGTGGAGCTGGCGGAGCTCACGCACTGCGGCGAGGACCTGATCTCGTCGATCGAGAGGGGGGTACGGACGCCACAGCCGGACTTCCTGCTGCTGGCGGACCCGGCGCTGGGGGCGGGGGGTGTGCTGACGGCGGCGGTGGATGACGTACGGCAGGCGCTGGCGCGGGCGCGGGTGCGGCACCCGGACTGGTTCCGGAGCTTCGCGAAGGCGGAGGCCGAGGCCGTTGCCCTGCACTATTACGCCGTGCAGGCGGTACCGGGCATTCTGCAGACCCCGGCCTACGCGGAGGCCGTCTTCCGCTACCGCCGCCCGCTCTATGACGAGGAGACGATCCAGACGCGGTTGGCCGACCGGATCTCCCGACAAGCACTGTTCGACAAGTGGCCGGGCCCGACGATGAGCTTCGTCATCGAGGAGGCGGTGCTGCGGCGCCTTCTGGGCGGCCGAGACGTCCTCCGGGAGCAGCTGCGACGCATCATCGAGGTCGCCCGGCTGAGGACCGTCCACTTCCAGATCATGCCGAACGACCCGGACGAACACCCGGGCCTGGGCGGCTCGTTCACCCTGCTCACACCCAAAGGACGGCGGGAGGTCGCGTACACCGAGATCTACGGACACGCCCGACTGATCATCGACCCAGAGGAGGTGCGCATGTATACCGAGCGCTATGGGATCATCCGGGCGCAGGCACTCACGCGCCGCGAGTCCCTGGAGCGGATCGAGAAAATGCTGGGAGAGCTATGA
- a CDS encoding DUF397 domain-containing protein encodes MSTADLAWFKSSYSDGEGGECIEVAYDWRKSSYSSGEGGNCVEVAAHPTLIHIRDSKNPHGPQLAVSPASWAAFVDVASRA; translated from the coding sequence ATGAGCACCGCAGATCTGGCCTGGTTCAAGAGCAGCTACAGCGACGGCGAGGGCGGCGAGTGCATCGAAGTCGCCTACGACTGGCGCAAGTCCAGCTACAGCAGCGGCGAAGGCGGCAACTGCGTCGAGGTCGCCGCCCACCCCACCCTCATCCACATCCGCGACTCCAAGAACCCCCACGGCCCCCAGCTCGCCGTCTCCCCCGCCTCCTGGGCCGCGTTCGTGGACGTAGCATCCCGGGCGTGA